The Arcanobacterium pinnipediorum genome includes a region encoding these proteins:
- a CDS encoding potassium channel family protein → MARMATQSSDAVLVIGLGRFGSAIAVTLDKLGRDVLAVESDPDLAQRWSHRFRVVEADARSSEALHQLGAQDFQIAVVGVGTSLEASVLITANLVDMGMREIWAKATSREHGTILRRIGANHVVYPEYDAGQRVAHMVSGRMLDYIEMEDQFTIVKMLPPKDLVGFTLEESRIQERFGVRVIGVKSHGQPFEYATPQTLVSAGDTLIVSGEPALLESFANRN, encoded by the coding sequence ATGGCTCGGATGGCAACTCAAAGTTCGGATGCCGTTTTGGTGATCGGGCTAGGACGGTTTGGTTCTGCGATCGCAGTAACCCTCGATAAACTTGGGCGCGATGTGCTCGCAGTTGAATCCGATCCCGATTTGGCACAGCGTTGGTCGCACCGATTCCGTGTGGTCGAAGCAGACGCACGTTCTTCAGAAGCACTACATCAGCTAGGCGCCCAAGATTTCCAAATCGCCGTCGTCGGTGTGGGTACCTCATTAGAAGCAAGCGTCTTGATTACTGCAAATCTAGTCGATATGGGAATGCGCGAAATTTGGGCAAAAGCCACCTCACGCGAGCATGGAACTATCTTGCGCAGAATCGGAGCCAACCATGTTGTCTACCCAGAATATGACGCCGGGCAGCGCGTAGCACACATGGTGTCAGGAAGAATGCTTGACTATATCGAGATGGAAGATCAGTTCACGATCGTCAAGATGCTACCGCCGAAAGATCTCGTTGGCTTCACGCTAGAAGAAAGTCGTATTCAAGAACGCTTCGGTGTGCGTGTTATTGGCGTAAAATCCCACGGGCAACCCTTTGAATACGCCACCCCACAAACTCTTGTTTCGGCCGGAGATACCCTCATCGTTTCTGGTGAACCAGCGCTCTTGGAAAGTTTCGCAAATCGCAATTAA
- a CDS encoding TrkH family potassium uptake protein has translation MAQRLPRRLSFPRRRKREIRMSLGPTTDVGNDAPSLRSYINALARRSPARLAMLVFGALIFAITLLLMLPFSSKAPGSASFLDALFTATSAVCVTGLTVVDSASHWTVFGHMVLALGIQIGGLGVMVIASILALAVSRHLGLTQRMLAATETRSPLGDVGALLRAVLATSVIAESILTIVFLVTFVRSDSSFVTALGHSFFMALSTFNNAGFVILDDGLGQFVGNWAVSLPIIFGTIIGAVGFPVTLNIAKNLRSPHLWTLHTKLTVVTYFSLLGFSILMMGLLEWTNPATFGQLDGSDRVLATIFHATTPRSSGLSTVDISQMQQSTWFFLDMMMFIGGGSASTGGGIKVTTFAVLVLAIRAEARGDRDTEAFGKRIPPDVIRLAISATFLGTLLVTGATLLLTHVTNFSLSHILFEVISAFATCGLSTGITPHLPDSAQLILIMLMYFGRVGTMTLAAALALRNRRRVIRLPEERPVIG, from the coding sequence GTGGCGCAAAGACTACCTCGCCGGCTCTCTTTCCCTCGCCGTCGTAAACGCGAAATTCGCATGTCCCTCGGGCCAACTACTGACGTAGGTAATGATGCACCTTCCTTGCGCAGCTATATTAATGCGTTAGCGCGCCGCTCGCCAGCACGTCTTGCCATGCTTGTTTTCGGTGCTTTAATTTTTGCGATCACGCTCTTACTCATGCTTCCGTTTTCCTCGAAAGCACCCGGGAGTGCTTCCTTCCTCGACGCTCTCTTCACTGCTACCTCAGCAGTATGCGTCACGGGTCTAACGGTCGTTGATTCTGCCAGTCACTGGACGGTTTTCGGCCACATGGTCTTAGCCCTAGGAATCCAAATCGGTGGACTAGGGGTGATGGTAATCGCATCCATTTTAGCGTTGGCAGTATCACGCCACCTCGGGCTTACTCAGCGCATGCTGGCAGCTACTGAAACGCGAAGTCCACTTGGCGACGTCGGCGCACTTTTACGTGCTGTTTTAGCAACTTCAGTTATCGCCGAAAGCATTCTAACGATCGTTTTCTTAGTTACCTTTGTGCGTTCTGATTCGTCGTTCGTTACCGCCTTGGGCCACTCGTTCTTCATGGCCCTGTCAACCTTCAACAACGCTGGCTTCGTCATTCTCGACGACGGTTTGGGCCAATTCGTAGGAAATTGGGCGGTAAGCCTACCCATCATTTTCGGCACAATTATTGGCGCTGTCGGTTTCCCAGTGACGTTAAATATCGCTAAGAATCTTCGCAGCCCACATCTGTGGACCCTCCACACGAAGCTGACCGTCGTTACTTACTTTTCTCTCTTAGGATTTTCGATCCTCATGATGGGCTTGCTCGAATGGACAAATCCAGCAACCTTCGGACAATTAGATGGCAGTGACCGGGTACTAGCGACGATATTTCACGCAACCACACCACGTTCGAGTGGGCTCTCTACAGTCGATATCAGTCAGATGCAACAATCCACATGGTTCTTCCTCGATATGATGATGTTTATCGGCGGTGGCTCTGCATCAACTGGCGGTGGCATCAAGGTCACCACATTCGCTGTCTTAGTTCTCGCAATTCGTGCCGAAGCCCGTGGCGACCGTGACACCGAAGCGTTCGGTAAACGCATTCCACCAGACGTCATCCGTCTTGCAATTTCTGCAACCTTCCTTGGCACCCTGCTCGTAACTGGAGCAACTCTCCTATTGACTCACGTCACAAACTTCTCACTTTCCCACATTCTTTTTGAAGTCATCTCGGCATTCGCCACCTGTGGCCTATCTACTGGAATAACCCCTCATCTGCCCGATTCAGCACAACTAATACTCATCATGCTCATGTACTTTGGCCGTGTTGGAACAATGACGTTAGCAGCTGCTCTTGCATTGCGAAATCGTCGGCGAGTGATCCGCCTCCCCGAAGAACGTCCTGTGATCGGTTAA
- a CDS encoding helix-turn-helix domain-containing protein, whose amino-acid sequence MAHLPSSTPQFFTVAEVADMTRVSRMTVYRMVHAGDLPAVRVGNSYRVPKSAVDQLLAGGGSLDYREASGS is encoded by the coding sequence ATGGCTCATCTTCCATCATCAACTCCGCAGTTCTTTACTGTGGCTGAAGTTGCTGATATGACGCGGGTTTCGCGGATGACTGTGTATCGTATGGTGCATGCAGGAGATCTTCCTGCGGTGCGAGTAGGTAACTCTTATCGTGTTCCGAAGTCAGCTGTTGATCAACTTTTGGCAGGTGGCGGATCATTAGATTATCGTGAAGCATCCGGATCTTGA
- a CDS encoding 30S ribosomal protein bS22, giving the protein MGSVIKKRRKRMSKKKHRKLLRKTRHQRRNKK; this is encoded by the coding sequence GTGGGTTCCGTAATTAAGAAGCGCCGCAAGCGCATGTCGAAGAAGAAGCACCGCAAACTGCTTCGCAAGACTCGCCATCAGCGTCGTAATAAGAAGTGA
- a CDS encoding MarR family winged helix-turn-helix transcriptional regulator: protein MTQPRLLDEEEQQAWRNFMRGQATVRDAVNHDDVEDFGLALHEFEVLMRLAEAEEQQARMSVLATDLVHSRSRLTHTVARLEKAGYVERFQCPADRRGIFCRLTDEGQEKIESATEQHTESLRQHFLDKLTREELLTLGEIFAKLIDAEETEKRVCHQ, encoded by the coding sequence ATGACACAACCACGATTGCTTGATGAAGAAGAACAGCAGGCATGGCGCAATTTCATGCGCGGCCAAGCCACTGTCCGCGACGCTGTCAACCATGACGATGTGGAAGATTTTGGCTTAGCCCTTCACGAATTCGAAGTCTTGATGCGGCTAGCAGAAGCTGAAGAGCAACAAGCACGCATGTCTGTTCTAGCCACTGACCTGGTCCATTCGCGCTCGCGGCTTACCCACACCGTAGCGCGCCTGGAAAAAGCAGGATATGTTGAACGCTTCCAGTGCCCGGCAGATCGTCGCGGTATTTTTTGCCGATTAACTGACGAAGGTCAAGAGAAAATCGAGTCTGCAACTGAGCAGCACACCGAGTCGTTGCGTCAGCATTTTCTCGATAAGCTCACCCGCGAAGAACTACTGACATTGGGCGAGATTTTCGCGAAATTGATTGACGCGGAAGAAACTGAAAAACGCGTATGCCATCAGTGA
- a CDS encoding histidine phosphatase family protein, which translates to MEITTVHLVRHGEVDNPEGILYGRRPGYHLTELGKTMAEKVAEGFSGHDIRTVITSPLERAIETGTPTAQAFGLEIVTDERVIEADNKFEGIDVNSNRWQLAHPRFWPWYSNPLEPSWGEPYTDIVKRMSAAISDALSVASGGEAVIVSHQLPIWTMRRFIERLPLAHDPRKRECSLASVTSLTFVGRQLISLDYWEPAAQILAQAKDMVPGTSSAQTKKPETPDEI; encoded by the coding sequence ATGGAGATTACAACAGTTCATTTAGTGCGGCACGGCGAAGTAGATAATCCAGAAGGAATTCTCTACGGGCGCCGGCCGGGATACCATCTCACTGAGCTCGGAAAGACGATGGCGGAAAAGGTCGCTGAAGGGTTTAGCGGCCACGATATTCGAACTGTTATTACCTCCCCGCTTGAGCGCGCAATCGAAACCGGCACGCCAACTGCCCAAGCATTCGGCCTTGAAATCGTCACCGATGAGCGAGTTATCGAAGCTGACAACAAATTCGAAGGCATTGATGTTAATTCGAATCGCTGGCAGTTAGCTCATCCACGATTCTGGCCATGGTATTCCAACCCTCTAGAACCATCGTGGGGTGAACCATACACCGATATTGTTAAGCGCATGTCGGCAGCTATTTCGGATGCACTGAGCGTTGCTAGTGGCGGTGAGGCAGTGATCGTCTCCCACCAACTACCTATCTGGACGATGCGACGCTTTATCGAGCGACTACCTCTGGCTCATGACCCACGCAAGCGCGAGTGTTCACTTGCCTCAGTTACCTCGTTGACATTCGTTGGACGGCAACTGATTTCCCTAGATTACTGGGAGCCAGCAGCACAGATTCTAGCTCAAGCTAAAGATATGGTTCCAGGAACCTCTAGCGCGCAAACGAAAAAGCCAGAAACGCCAGACGAGATTTAA
- a CDS encoding PLD nuclease N-terminal domain-containing protein: MARVLIVLTVLALHIYTFIDVARTDKSRLPGRLPKAAWLVVTLIVPILGPLLWLFLKNQHVLRSGSTLSSDSLKKPFAQRGKQPSGPVAPDDDPDFLARLEAQNRRRAYEQQKRAENGIAEEAPEDLGANDLDEPEEDGGLYGRRG; encoded by the coding sequence GTGGCTCGAGTATTAATTGTTTTAACTGTCCTAGCACTCCACATCTATACGTTTATTGATGTGGCGCGCACTGATAAGTCACGTCTGCCAGGGCGTCTTCCTAAAGCCGCATGGCTAGTTGTGACGTTGATCGTTCCTATTCTCGGTCCACTCCTGTGGCTCTTTTTGAAAAACCAGCACGTGTTGCGCTCGGGAAGTACGCTGTCATCTGATTCGCTGAAGAAGCCGTTTGCCCAACGCGGTAAACAGCCTAGTGGCCCGGTGGCACCCGATGATGATCCGGACTTCCTTGCTCGCTTAGAGGCGCAAAATCGTCGTCGTGCATACGAGCAACAAAAACGCGCCGAGAATGGTATCGCCGAAGAAGCGCCAGAGGATCTAGGTGCTAATGATCTCGACGAACCAGAAGAAGACGGCGGACTCTACGGGCGCCGCGGTTAA
- a CDS encoding 1,4-dihydroxy-2-naphthoate polyprenyltransferase gives MATLHDWLEGARVRTLPAALAPVIIGAGLAFYDGGFSWVRTLLAGFVALAFQVGVNFSNDYSDGIRGTDDHRQGPPRLTGGGKVSPRIVLMIAIGFFVGACVGGLALVALSGQWWLIALGLAAVAAAWFYTGGKHPYGYLGLGEIFVLVFFGWMATVGTAYVQTGLAPWYAWAAGTGVGLIACALLMVNNIRDIPTDSETGKRTLAVRLGDKRARDLFALTLVLAVLIQASVLSVVGGWFGVVSLVLIIPITPTILEVRGHARGRYLIPALKRIGIFELAYAVVFVLGFALS, from the coding sequence ATGGCAACATTACATGATTGGCTTGAAGGCGCTCGCGTGCGCACTCTCCCGGCAGCGCTAGCGCCGGTGATTATCGGGGCTGGGTTGGCTTTTTACGACGGCGGATTTTCCTGGGTTCGAACGCTTTTAGCAGGCTTCGTCGCGCTCGCGTTCCAAGTTGGGGTCAACTTTTCCAATGACTATTCTGATGGTATTCGCGGTACCGACGATCACCGGCAAGGTCCGCCTCGGCTCACTGGTGGCGGGAAAGTTAGCCCACGAATTGTTTTAATGATTGCGATTGGTTTCTTTGTTGGCGCATGTGTGGGCGGTTTGGCGCTCGTGGCACTTTCGGGTCAGTGGTGGCTGATCGCTTTGGGTCTTGCTGCAGTTGCAGCTGCCTGGTTCTACACCGGCGGTAAACATCCGTACGGCTATCTGGGACTGGGCGAAATTTTCGTCTTGGTATTTTTTGGCTGGATGGCGACCGTTGGTACAGCTTACGTCCAAACTGGTTTAGCACCGTGGTATGCGTGGGCTGCAGGTACTGGGGTTGGGCTGATTGCGTGCGCCTTGTTGATGGTGAATAATATCCGAGATATTCCAACAGATAGCGAAACAGGTAAACGTACGTTGGCCGTGCGGTTGGGAGATAAACGCGCCCGTGATCTTTTTGCTCTGACACTGGTTTTGGCAGTGTTGATTCAAGCTAGTGTTCTTAGCGTTGTGGGGGGCTGGTTTGGAGTTGTGAGCTTAGTACTTATTATTCCCATCACGCCAACGATTCTCGAGGTGCGTGGACATGCCCGTGGACGCTACCTGATACCTGCTTTGAAGCGGATTGGGATCTTCGAGTTGGCCTATGCGGTGGTATTTGTGCTCGGCTTTGCGCTGAGCTGA